Part of the Melitaea cinxia chromosome 14, ilMelCinx1.1, whole genome shotgun sequence genome is shown below.
AAAGAATTAGATAAATATAATCCTAAAAGAACTGTGCACATGGCATTTTCGGGTGCTGCAGTAGGCGTTCTATGTCACCATTGGTACAAGATTTTAGATAGATTTATAGTAGGTAAAACATTTGACATGGTGACAAAGAAATTATTACTAGaccaattaatattttcaccAATTATGATTGTAACATTTTTTGGTAGCCTCGCACTGTTCGAGCAGGATCCTGTTGCAAATTTTAAAGAGGAAGTTAGACACAAGTTTCTTACATTATATCATGCGGAGTGGTTAGTCTGGCCTCCGGCGcaggttattaatttttatttcctacCAACTAGATATAGGGTTTTGTACGATAGTACAATATCCCTAGGGTATGATGTTTACACTTCTCAAGTTAAACATAGAAAATCATCACTTAAAAGTCTACCTCAGGAATCAAAGGCCGGGGCTTTTAGTAAATAATGTATGTTCAATACGATTTATTTCCGATGGTAAATGTTCCTTTCTGTTGCACATATGTAGTTAATTACATAGTAAAATACAACATGGAAGAAGCTTCATTGTGATAATTGTAAATGAATAAGTATACATTgttaaacaattatttgttgtaatataataattatacattattatataaaattgtttaccattgttttatttttcgtgtTTTGTCttgtattacaattaaataatataaatattttaagaaacatGTTATTGTCAAAATCTTCTtgtaacagataaaaataaaaaaaccaaaaacttggttttttaaaattgtcacatgaattttgaggttaggcgaaaaaagtgtaattacaaaagttgtagatctttttactaCCCGCAACTTCGCCATTGAActttttttccataggacttgtagtttagGCGGTaatcgagataaaccgttttttacCCTTTGAACCCCCCCCTCCTCCCTTCCACTTCCCTACCGTTaatcgcccgtaatttatttttccttttatattCGTTGTATTTCTTTCTTTTGCAATGGGTTTTATcctactattttaattttttttggtttaaaagtTAAAAGCACTGGTCTAATAAAACAGTATTAACTTACAAATATCGTCtacctatattattttcttattgatAAACACTTCTACTATTAGGTACTACACTATTTAGGAGTCAAAAATTGTTCTTCAACAGCCGAACTCCTTTTGCTAGATCTCAAGTTAGTCATTACGTTGTGGACAATGGAATTTTCGAATATTCTATCTGACCACGATTCTGGACGTCTGTTTCTTCCAAATTCCTCTAAAGTCGGCAACC
Proteins encoded:
- the LOC123659502 gene encoding mpv17-like protein 2, with the translated sequence MQALGVTWRRITSNVRISSASTVFRNAVKIAFSDKYLFYTNVTISVTLSSIGDIVEQTYEVYSKELDKYNPKRTVHMAFSGAAVGVLCHHWYKILDRFIVGKTFDMVTKKLLLDQLIFSPIMIVTFFGSLALFEQDPVANFKEEVRHKFLTLYHAEWLVWPPAQVINFYFLPTRYRVLYDSTISLGYDVYTSQVKHRKSSLKSLPQESKAGAFSK